The Salvia hispanica cultivar TCC Black 2014 unplaced genomic scaffold, UniMelb_Shisp_WGS_1.0 HiC_scaffold_231, whole genome shotgun sequence genomic interval GATGTAGTTCTCCAGACTGTTTCGAAGACTGGCAAGGCGACTGCCTTCTGGGAAGCTCCACCAGCGGAGGCGCCAGCTGCCAAGGCAGCAGAGGCCGAGGCGCCAGCAGCTGAGGCACCAGTTGCTGAGCCAGAGATAAAGCCTTCGGAGACTGTTGCTGCAGCATAAAATTGTAACTCTGCCTTACTAGATTCTTAAGTACTATATGGAAGCAAAGATATGGTCTGTTGTATTCGACATATGTAATCCCTAATAACTTCTTGCACGCTGCTTCTGCTTCACCGTGTAATGTGCTTTTCCTTCTTGTATCACAAGAGAGatgtttatcttttatttaagaaattgaaatagtGGATTGGAGACAATGGTGATGGTGTTTTTATGGTATCAATTTGTGCTCTTCA includes:
- the LOC125198743 gene encoding copper transport protein ATX1-like, producing MSQTVELKVGMSCQGCVGAVKRVLGKLDGVESYDIDLEQQKVTVKGNVQPDVVLQTVSKTGKATAFWEAPPAEAPAAKAAEAEAPAAEAPVAEPEIKPSETVAAA